One window of Ziziphus jujuba cultivar Dongzao chromosome 5, ASM3175591v1 genomic DNA carries:
- the LOC107403249 gene encoding uncharacterized protein LOC107403249, translated as MQIQCTWTCRELRFRPSTFTTFSKHLQTRIGYIGSRRRGSNNSLLVTMSAVSTEVVPNQNESTKNTQRPLQIAKRLEKFKTTIFTQMSNLAIKHGAINLGQGFPNFDGPEFVKEAAIQAIRDGKNQYARGYGVPDFNNAIAERFKKDTGLVVDPEKEITVTSGCTEAIAATILGLINPGDEVILFAPFYDSYEATLSMAGANVKGITLRPPDFAVPIDELKSTISKNTRAILINTPHNPTGKMFTREELSAIASLCVENDVLVFTDEVYDKLAFEMDHISFASLPGMYERTVTMNSLGKTFSLTGWKIGWAVAPPHLTWGVRQAHAFLTFATSTPMQWAAATALRAPESYYEELKRDYMAKKAILVDGLNAVGFKVFPSSGTYFVVVDHTPFGLPDDISFCEYLIKEVGVVAIPTSVFYLNPEEGKNLVRFTFCKDEGTLRAAVERMKEKLRK; from the exons ATGCAGATTCAGTGCACCTGGACGTGCCGTGAGTTGCGCTTCAGGCCGTCCACGTTTACAACGTTTTCAAAGCATTTGCAAACAAGGATTGGCTATATTGGTAGTAGAAGACGAGGCTCTAATAATTCTCTTCTGGTCACCATGTCTGCCGTTTCAACTGAGGTAGTTCCAAATCAGAATGAGTCGACTAAGAATACCCAGCGCCCTTTGCAG aTTGCTAAGCGCTTGGAGAAGTTCAAAACAACAATCTTCACCCAAATGAGTAATCTTGCTATTAAACATGGAGCAATTAATCTTGGTCAAGGCTTCCCCAACTTTGATGGTCCTGAGTTTGTAAAAGAAGCGGCTATTCAAGCCATTAGGGATGGGAAGAATCAATATGCTCGTGGTTATGGAGTTCCAGACTTTAATAATGCCATTGCTGAGCGATTCAAGAAAGACACAGGACTTGTGGTGGACCCTGAGAAAGAAATCACTGTTACCTCTGGTTGCACAGAAGCAATTGCTGCAACTATACTTGGCTTGATAAATCCCGGTGACGAGGTTATCCTTTTTGCTCCTTTTTATGATTCTTATGAAGCCACTTTGTCCATGGCTGGTGCCAATGTAAAAGGTATAACGTTGCGCCCTCCGGATTTTGCTGTCCCCATCGACGAGCTCAAGTCAACAATTTCTAAGAATACTCGGGCAATTCTTATAAATACACCACATAATCCAACTGGAAAGATGTTCACCAGAGAGGAGCTCAGCGCAATTGCATCTCTATGTGTCGAGAATGATGTGTTGGTTTTCACTGATGAAGTATACGACAAGTTGGCTTTTGAAATGGATCACATTTCCTTTGCCTCTCTTCCCGGAATGTATGAGCGAACTGTAACTATGAATTCCTTGGGCAAAACATTCTCCTTGACTGGGTGGAAGATTGGCTGGGCAGTAGCCCCTCCACATCTCACTTGGGGAGTGCGGCAAGCACATGCTTTCCTTACATTTGCTACCTCCACTCCAATGCAGTGGGCTGCTGCAACAGCTCTTAGAGCCCCAGAGTCATATTACGAGGAGCTAAAGAGGGATTACATGGCAAAGAAGGCCATTTTGGTGGATGGATTGAACGCTGTCGGTTTCAAGGTATTCCCATCAAGCGGGACTTACTTTGTGGTTGTCGATCACACTCCTTTTGGGTTGCCCGATGATATTTCCTTCTGTGAGTATTTGATCAAGGAAGTTGGAGTTGTAGCAATTCCAACGAGCGTGTTTTACTTAAACCCAGAAGAAGGAAAGAATTTAGTTAGATTTACATTTTGCAAGGATGAGGGAACTCTTAGAGCTGCGGTAGAGAGGATGAAGGAGAAGctgagaaaataa